TGATGACGGGCGCCGTGGACCCCGACGGCGGCGTCGGGCCGGTGGGCGGCGTCGCCGCCAAGGCCTTCGCGGCCGCGCAGGCGGGCGCGACGCTCTTCCTCTTCCCGGCGGGGCAGGACGTCATCGCGCCGACGGATCCGCGCTTCGCCCCGACGCCGCTTGCGACGCACTGCCGCCAGGCCCTCCGGATCGCCTGCGAGCCCGTGACCGACGTGGAGGAAGCGCTCCGCCACATGACGGGGCACGTCTTCGAGAAGCCGAACGTGACGGGCAACGTCACGGACGCGCGCTTCAAGTCGCTCCTCAAGCCCGCCGCGACGGCGCTCCTCGACGAGGCGAGCGCGGACGTCGAGGCCGCGCGCGTGGCCCTCGCCTCGCCCTCGATCCCGGCGGAAGCGCGTCCCGACCTCGCCTCGCGCCTCGCCTCCGCCGACGTGACGATGCGGTCCGCCCGCGAGGCGTTCGCGAACGAGACCTACTACACGACGGCGTCGAGGAGCTTCCAGGCCTCGATCGAGGCGCGCTACATCGCCTACGCCGCCCGCTTCTTCGCGTCCCCGGCCCCGGCCTCGGCGGCAACGGCCATCCTGCGGGAAACCTCGACCATCGTGGAGCGCGCCTCGCGGGACGCGCGCGCCGCGTCCGTTGACGGCCTCGCCGAGGTGGAGTCGCTCGGCGCGGCGCAGACGCGCGCGACCGAGGCCGAGGCGTTGCTCGCCTCCGCCCGGTCGATCGCGGGAAACGCCACCGCGATCCCGGCGTACCTTGCGGCGCTCCACGACGCGGCCTACGCCGCCGAGCGCGCCGAGACCGTCCAGTGGTGGCTCGAGATCGGCCGGAGCTTCCCGCCCGGCGCGCCGATCGGCGCCGAGGCCCTGCGTGCCCGCGCGCGGGAGGCCCTCGATAGCGCGACCGAGACCGTGACGTACGTCGAGGCGGTCCTCATGAACGCCGGAGGACTCGCGCCGCCCGCGCTCGCGGTCGCGCGGCAGTCTCTCGCCGACGGCGAGCGCGACCTTGCCGCGGGGTACACGGCCGCCGCGCTCTTCGAGGCGCTCGAAGGCGAGGTCCGCGCCTCGGTGACGCTCGAGCTTTCCGGCTACGGGCCGACGGTCCCCGTCGCGAAGATCGAGGCGGCGGAGGAGAAGGCGCGCCTCGCGATCCTGACCGCGCGGGCCCGCGGCGCCGAGCCGGTCCTCGCGGTGAGCTACTACGAGTTCGCGGAGAGCCTCGTCGCCTCGCAACCGGCCGACGCGCTTTCGTTCTACAACCTCGCGCGCGTCACCGCGAACATCGGCGACTACCTCACCGCGAACGGCGCCGAGCCGCGCGCGAGCCGCTACGTGGGGGAGGCCGGGATCCCGATCCCCTCGCGCGGCGTGACGCCGGCCTTCGCGGTCGGCATCTTCGTCGTCGGCGTGCTCGTGGGGGGCGGCCTCGCGGCGCTCGCGATCGCCCTCTCGCGGTCGCCCCCGCGCGCCGCGCCCGCGCACGACCCGATCGCGTCGGCCGCGATGCGGCACGCGCTCGAAGGCGTCTGGGCGCGGCACGCCCGGGAATCGGCCGCTTCGCTCGGGCGTGTCGAGGAACGAGGAGAAGGCGAAGCCCCGCGTTGAACGTCTACTGCACGTTCGAGCGGAGGTACTTCGCGGCGGTGACGCGGACCTTGCTGCGGTCGCGCATCGCGCGCCCCGTGGGGCGGACGACGGTCACCGGGATGACGCCGCGCGCGTACTCGTCCTCGGAGACCTTCACGGGGTCCACGACGTGGTCGACGTCGATGAGGACGGGCGCGCCCATGCCGATCTGGAGGGCGCGGGCGCCGATGATGCGGGCGCGCTCGAAGCGGTTGAACTGGATCGCTTCGCTCTTCGCCGGAGAGGACTGCTTCGCCATCGGGGCCACCAGGGCATCGCAAACCCTGAAGGGGGATATGAAGGTTTGGGAGTCAGGCGGCGGGCTTCGCGGCCTCGAC
The Candidatus Thermoplasmatota archaeon DNA segment above includes these coding regions:
- a CDS encoding DNA-directed RNA polymerase subunit K, with protein sequence MAKQSSPAKSEAIQFNRFERARIIGARALQIGMGAPVLIDVDHVVDPVKVSEDEYARGVIPVTVVRPTGRAMRDRSKVRVTAAKYLRSNVQ
- a CDS encoding S16 family serine protease, coding for MRRFRASACLLALVVLLAPATPAVGQAGGGALTLRPPVAVNAIAVEETPAGLVGAVATISVAVADGGSGHIFIDTVPLTQLDMQGSARLAVRVASSLTDIPVSDKDFFFVVRSASPIIGGPSAGAVMTVAAVAALKNWTVNQSVMMTGAVDPDGGVGPVGGVAAKAFAAAQAGATLFLFPAGQDVIAPTDPRFAPTPLATHCRQALRIACEPVTDVEEALRHMTGHVFEKPNVTGNVTDARFKSLLKPAATALLDEASADVEAARVALASPSIPAEARPDLASRLASADVTMRSAREAFANETYYTTASRSFQASIEARYIAYAARFFASPAPASAATAILRETSTIVERASRDARAASVDGLAEVESLGAAQTRATEAEALLASARSIAGNATAIPAYLAALHDAAYAAERAETVQWWLEIGRSFPPGAPIGAEALRARAREALDSATETVTYVEAVLMNAGGLAPPALAVARQSLADGERDLAAGYTAAALFEALEGEVRASVTLELSGYGPTVPVAKIEAAEEKARLAILTARARGAEPVLAVSYYEFAESLVASQPADALSFYNLARVTANIGDYLTANGAEPRASRYVGEAGIPIPSRGVTPAFAVGIFVVGVLVGGGLAALAIALSRSPPRAAPAHDPIASAAMRHALEGVWARHARESAASLGRVEERGEGEAPR